Genomic window (Verrucomicrobiia bacterium):
TTGACGCGAAAACCGTTCCCGCTTCCGTCCTCAACAGCACGCAAGTGAAACAGTTGCGGGAACATCGCGACGCCGGAGTTCGCGCGACGGCCCAACGGGTGTTGAGCGCAACCTTGGAATCGAGTCGTCAACAAGCGATTGAAACTTTCGCTGCGGCGCTTTCGCTCAAGGGCGATGCGACCCACGGCCACAAGATCTACGAACAGCTTTGCAGCTCGTGTCATCGCGCCAGTGGCGAGGGATATTGGCTCGGACCGGATCTGGTCACCGTCAAAACCACCGGTAAGGAAAAACTGTTGAACAACATTCTTGATCCCAACGCCGAGGTGCGCCCCGAATACGCCGCATACTCGGTCGAAACACGCGATGACGAGAGTTACCTGGGATTGGTGGCGAATCAAACCGCCAGCAGCCTCACCCTGCATCTGCCGTACGGAAAGGAAATCGTGCTGCCGCGCACTGACATTGTGAAAATGCAGAGCCAGGGCCAATCCATCATGCCTGAAGGCTTGGAGGCGGGTTTAACGCCACAGGATTTGGCGGACCTGCTGGAATTTATTGTCAACGTAACCCAATGACGCGCCCCAGCCTGCGGGTCTGGATGGAACGCGTCCTTCAGGAAGCATCAAAACTGTGTGTCGTCATCGAGGGCGCGGACGACCACCACCGAGACGTCAAAAAATCAGCCCGAACTCAGAAGTTCAGAAAGCCGAATCGAAAGCCGCTTTTGAGTTTATGAGTTTCGGCTTCATTGAGCGTGATTCAAGTAATCCCGTGGCCGCCGGTGTGAAGAGGCGGAAGCTCGCGCCCTGTAGCGGCGGTCTATGACCGTCGCAGATTTTAGCGTCGGAGGCGCGATAGAAGGTAGCCCACAGCGCCAGCTGTGGGTTCCGGTCGCATGAATCGTAAGCCCCGGCAGGGCGACAGAAAACCGTCGGCGCACGTCTGAATCAGTCGCCCTTGTCGGGGCTTGCTCCAAGACCGTCATTTCCTTGCTGTTCATTCCTTTGCCTCCTTCCGTTGAGCTTTTTGCTTGAATCGCAGCGCTTCGGAGCGTAGGAAAGCAGACATGCCAATTCATTTACCGCCATTTTCGCGCCGCGATTTTCTGAAACGTTCGTTGCTCGCTGGAGTCGGTCTGGCGCTGGCCCCGACGTGGGCCACAGCGGAACTGACCTCAGACGCCGAATCGTGGGCGCTGCTTTCCGATCCACATATCGCCGCGGACGCCACCAAGGTGGCGCGGGAAATCAACATGACCGAGCATTTAATTGCCGTGGGCAAGGAGGTGTTGGGACTGCCCGAGCGCCCGGCTGGTTTGCTGGTTTGCGGCGACCTGGCGTACAACCAGGGCACGCCCGGCGATTATCGGCAGTTCACATCCCTCATCAATCCGTTGCGCGCCGCCGGATTGCCCGTGCATCTCACGCTCGGTAATCATGATGAGCGGGGAAATTTCTGGACGGCGTTGGCAACGGACGATCCGGCCAAACGTCCCGTGGCGGATAAACAGGTCACGTTGCTGGAAACCAAAAAGCTGAATTGGTTCATTCTGGATTCTTTGGAAGTAACGCGGCAAACGCCCGGCCGGTTGGGCGAATCGCAACTGGATTGGTTGCGGAAGACCTTGGATGCGAATCCACAGAAGCCCGCCGTGGTTTTTGTGCATCACAATCCAGGCTCGGGCGTGAACACCGGCGCGATGAAAGATACGGCGGCCCTGCTTGAAGTCATCCGGCCGCGGCGTCAGGTGAAGGCGTGGATTTTTGGGCACACGCACGTTTGGAAACTGGCCGAAGATTCCAGCGGCATTCATCTGGTGAATCTGCCGGCGGTGGGCTACGTGTTTCGTCCGGACGCCCCTTCCGGTTGGGTTCACGCTTTGGTGCGCGACGAGGGGATGTCGGTGGAGCTGCGCAGTTTGGATGGCAAACATGCGGATCACGGTCGGAAGATCAATCTGGCCTGGCGCGCGGCTTAAACCGGTGGCAACGATCCGGGCGTGACTCAAGAAATAAAACTCGCTTCACCTGACCATTGCTGCTTTTCTGGCCGTGCAGGAGATGCAGGTCCGGTTGCAAAAATTGTTACGAAATTGGGGGGGTTCAGCCTTGAAGCAAAGGTGGTCATTCCCCATCACTGTTCTCGAACACCAACACTGATATTATGAATACAAACCAGCAAAAAAAATCTTCCACTCTCTCCCGGCGCGATTTCGTCCGCACCACTACGTTGGCGGCCGGCGCGGTGACGCTGGCCGGACCGTACATCCGCACGCTGCGCGCGGGTGAGCCGGGACCCAATTCCAAGGTGCGCGCGGGATTGATCGGCTGCGGCGGCATGGGCAGCGGCGACCTTGAATGTTTCTTCCTCAATCCGGAAGTGGATTGCGCGGTCATTGCCGACATTGATGACAGTCATCTGGCCAATGGCGCGAAACTGTGTGAAAAGCACTCGCGTCCCAAGCCGGATTTGGTGCGCGACTTTCGGCGCGTGCTGGATCGCAAGGACGTGGACATTGTGATCATTGCCACGCCGGACCACTGGCACGCGTTGCCCACCGTCATGGCGTGCCAGGCGGGCAAGGACGTTTACGTGGAAAAACCGCTGGCCACGACCGTGGATGAGGGACGCGCCATGTTGACGGCGGCGCAGAAGCATAATCGGATCGTGCAGATGGGGTCGCAGTGGAAGAGTTGCACGCACATCATCGAGGCGGCGGAGTTCGTGAAATCCGGTAAGCTGGGTTCCGTCAGCATGGTGCGGGCGTGGGCGTGGCTGGACTGGCAGCCGCAATTGGAAGCGCTGCCCGACGGCGAGCCACCGGCGGGGGTGGATTACGATTTCTGGTTGGGGCCGGCCCCGAAGCGCCCGTTCAACCCCAACCGATTTCATTACAACTTCCGCTGGTTCTGGGATTACGCGGGCGGGTTGATGACGGATTGGGGGGTGCATCTGATCAACATGGCGTTGATGGGCATGCCGCCCGTGCCTCCGAAAACGATCTGCTCCAGCGGCGGCACGTACGTGCAACGGGATTCGCGGGAAACGCCGGATTCACAAATCGCCCTCTATGAATTTCCGGATTTCATGTTGGAGTGGGAACACAAGAGCGGCGTCGGTGTAGGCTTGAACAACCGCTCGTGGGGCGTTTCCTGGAGCGGCACGGAGGGGACCATCCTGCTCAACGACGCCGGTTGGGAATTGGTCATTGAAAAGCGCAAGGCCAACCTCGAACCGCAGAAGCACAAGAGCAGCGGTGATCCGCGCCCGGCGCACGTGCGCAATTTCCTCGATTGCGTGGTGTCGCGGAAGCCGCCGGTGCTGAATCTGGAATTGGCGCACCACGTTTCGACGGTGGCGCACCTGGGCAATATCGCTTTCCGCAGCGGCAGCAAGTTGGTGTGGGACGCGGAACGGGAACGCATCACCAACGATTCGCGCGCGGACAAATTGCTGGGCGTCAAATATCGCAAACCGTGGAAGCTGCCCTACGCCAAACGCGCCTGAGTATTTTATACTACCCATTGCCAAACGCGCCGCTTGTTGCGGCGCGTTTGCTTTTCATTCGGCGCGGACAGTGCGTTCCGGCCGCCCGGAGCAAATAAAAAAGGCCGGACGCGCAGGCCCGGCCTTTGGTGGGTGAATTCGGGTCACGGTTTCATTTCGGAGACAGCCGACTCAGACGAAAAACAATTTTT
Coding sequences:
- a CDS encoding metallophosphoesterase — protein: MPIHLPPFSRRDFLKRSLLAGVGLALAPTWATAELTSDAESWALLSDPHIAADATKVAREINMTEHLIAVGKEVLGLPERPAGLLVCGDLAYNQGTPGDYRQFTSLINPLRAAGLPVHLTLGNHDERGNFWTALATDDPAKRPVADKQVTLLETKKLNWFILDSLEVTRQTPGRLGESQLDWLRKTLDANPQKPAVVFVHHNPGSGVNTGAMKDTAALLEVIRPRRQVKAWIFGHTHVWKLAEDSSGIHLVNLPAVGYVFRPDAPSGWVHALVRDEGMSVELRSLDGKHADHGRKINLAWRAA
- a CDS encoding Gfo/Idh/MocA family oxidoreductase; this encodes MNTNQQKKSSTLSRRDFVRTTTLAAGAVTLAGPYIRTLRAGEPGPNSKVRAGLIGCGGMGSGDLECFFLNPEVDCAVIADIDDSHLANGAKLCEKHSRPKPDLVRDFRRVLDRKDVDIVIIATPDHWHALPTVMACQAGKDVYVEKPLATTVDEGRAMLTAAQKHNRIVQMGSQWKSCTHIIEAAEFVKSGKLGSVSMVRAWAWLDWQPQLEALPDGEPPAGVDYDFWLGPAPKRPFNPNRFHYNFRWFWDYAGGLMTDWGVHLINMALMGMPPVPPKTICSSGGTYVQRDSRETPDSQIALYEFPDFMLEWEHKSGVGVGLNNRSWGVSWSGTEGTILLNDAGWELVIEKRKANLEPQKHKSSGDPRPAHVRNFLDCVVSRKPPVLNLELAHHVSTVAHLGNIAFRSGSKLVWDAERERITNDSRADKLLGVKYRKPWKLPYAKRA